In Gopherus flavomarginatus isolate rGopFla2 chromosome 1, rGopFla2.mat.asm, whole genome shotgun sequence, a single genomic region encodes these proteins:
- the LOC127048230 gene encoding olfactory receptor 52K1-like isoform X2, with protein sequence MSQTLGNLSAPNGTSSDPAMFFLTGISGLEALHLWISIPFCSMYIVALLGNCILLCVIKTEPSLHKPMFYFLAMLAVINLVLSTTTMPKILSIFWFNSREISFNACLVQMFFLHSMSMTESALLLAMAFDRYVAICNPLRYVIILTNSVIAKIGLAALSRAVLLVIPLPLHLRRLPYCGSHVISHCYCEHMAVVKLACADTGFNNIYGIIITYFIVGLDLMFISLSYVKILRAVLSLASKEEQLKAFSTCGSHLCAILVVYTPVVLTSTIHRFGCHVTPHIHILLANFYLLFPPMMNPIVYGVKTKQIRDRVLLLVRGKSF encoded by the exons ATGAGCCAGACACTT GGCAACCTGTCAGCTCCCAATGGCACAAGCTCTGATCCAGCCATGTTCTTCCTGACGGGCATCTCAGGGCTGGAAGCTCTGCacctctggatctccatccccttctgctcaATGTACATTGTGGCCCTTCTAGGAAACTGCATCCTCCTGTGCGTTATCAAGACAGAGCCCTCCCTACACAAGCCCATGTTCTATTTTCTCGCCATGCTGGCCGTGATCAATCTGGTTTTATCCACAACCACCATGCCGAAAatactgagcatcttctggtttaaTTCCAGGGAGATCAGCTTTAATGCCTGCCTGGTGCAGATGTTTTTCCTTCACTCGATGTCCATGACGGAGTCTGCTCTACTGCTGGCCATGGCCTTCGACAGGTACGTGGCCATCTGCAACCCCCTGAGATACGTCATCATCCTGACCAATTCAGTGATAGCAAAGATCGGGCTGGCAGCTTTGTCCCGGGCTGTTCTGCTAGTGATCCCCCTGCCCTTGCACCTCAGAAGGCTGCCCTACTGCGGGTCCCACGTCATCTCCCATTGCTACTGTGAGCACATGGccgtggtgaagctggcctgtgCCGACACCGGGTTCAATAACATCTATGGGATCATCATAACTTACTTCATTGTGGGGCTGGATCTGATGTTCATCTCCCTATCGTATGTCAAGATCCTAAGGGCTGTCTTAAGCCTGGCATCCAAAGAAGAGCAGCTCAAGGCTTTCAGCACCTGTGGCTCTCACCTTTGCGCCATCTTAGTTGTCTACACACCAGTGGTCCTCACCTCAACAATACACAGGTTCGGGTGCCATGTCACTCCACACATACATATCCTGCTGGCCAATTTCTACCTCCTCTTTCCTCCCATGATGAACCCCATTGTATACGGTGTGAAAACCAAACAGATTCGTGACAGGGTGCTTCTCTTGGTCCGAGGGAAAAGCTTCTAG
- the LOC127048230 gene encoding olfactory receptor 52K1-like isoform X1 translates to MLLQGNLSAPNGTSSDPAMFFLTGISGLEALHLWISIPFCSMYIVALLGNCILLCVIKTEPSLHKPMFYFLAMLAVINLVLSTTTMPKILSIFWFNSREISFNACLVQMFFLHSMSMTESALLLAMAFDRYVAICNPLRYVIILTNSVIAKIGLAALSRAVLLVIPLPLHLRRLPYCGSHVISHCYCEHMAVVKLACADTGFNNIYGIIITYFIVGLDLMFISLSYVKILRAVLSLASKEEQLKAFSTCGSHLCAILVVYTPVVLTSTIHRFGCHVTPHIHILLANFYLLFPPMMNPIVYGVKTKQIRDRVLLLVRGKSF, encoded by the coding sequence ATGCTCCTGCAGGGCAACCTGTCAGCTCCCAATGGCACAAGCTCTGATCCAGCCATGTTCTTCCTGACGGGCATCTCAGGGCTGGAAGCTCTGCacctctggatctccatccccttctgctcaATGTACATTGTGGCCCTTCTAGGAAACTGCATCCTCCTGTGCGTTATCAAGACAGAGCCCTCCCTACACAAGCCCATGTTCTATTTTCTCGCCATGCTGGCCGTGATCAATCTGGTTTTATCCACAACCACCATGCCGAAAatactgagcatcttctggtttaaTTCCAGGGAGATCAGCTTTAATGCCTGCCTGGTGCAGATGTTTTTCCTTCACTCGATGTCCATGACGGAGTCTGCTCTACTGCTGGCCATGGCCTTCGACAGGTACGTGGCCATCTGCAACCCCCTGAGATACGTCATCATCCTGACCAATTCAGTGATAGCAAAGATCGGGCTGGCAGCTTTGTCCCGGGCTGTTCTGCTAGTGATCCCCCTGCCCTTGCACCTCAGAAGGCTGCCCTACTGCGGGTCCCACGTCATCTCCCATTGCTACTGTGAGCACATGGccgtggtgaagctggcctgtgCCGACACCGGGTTCAATAACATCTATGGGATCATCATAACTTACTTCATTGTGGGGCTGGATCTGATGTTCATCTCCCTATCGTATGTCAAGATCCTAAGGGCTGTCTTAAGCCTGGCATCCAAAGAAGAGCAGCTCAAGGCTTTCAGCACCTGTGGCTCTCACCTTTGCGCCATCTTAGTTGTCTACACACCAGTGGTCCTCACCTCAACAATACACAGGTTCGGGTGCCATGTCACTCCACACATACATATCCTGCTGGCCAATTTCTACCTCCTCTTTCCTCCCATGATGAACCCCATTGTATACGGTGTGAAAACCAAACAGATTCGTGACAGGGTGCTTCTCTTGGTCCGAGGGAAAAGCTTCTAG